Part of the Rhipicephalus sanguineus isolate Rsan-2018 chromosome 5, BIME_Rsan_1.4, whole genome shotgun sequence genome is shown below.
tgattgattgattgattgattgattgattttcttGAATGATAAGGTGCACAAGGTTGGCGTACGTGCTTTCAACTGTTTAATCATAACATTTCTCGGGGAAATGCTAGAAAATCAcataaggaaaaaagaaagcaataaaaaaccTTCGCTGGATCATGTAATATAACTCTTAGCCAAGAGGTTCAAAAACAAAATAATATAAACCCTCCTTTCGCCTTCGCGTGCTTACCTGTTGCGAGCGACTTTGCATGTTGCAGCCTTCGTTTTCGTATCAAAAGGAGGACGAAAATTGTGACAGCCACAAGTAGCAAGAATCCAAAGAGTGCAATGAACCATGACTGTGTTACAATGTTTTGGAAAGGCGTAGAAAGTGATGTCGATGCAGCTGGGCTTTCTGTAAAGTAGAAAAAGAATTGGCCATATTGACAAGCTATCGCTATGTTCAGTACCAAATttctcagtttcgatttcgtatTGCTGTTACAGACGATGTAATTATGCCCTAATTGCGTAACTAGACGATTGTCTTCCGGGTGACTGCTCTACCATCCGCATGTCCTTTCTTGACATGGCTGCAGGTCTTAGGCATGGTAGGTCTATATTACCATAATCTACATTTTGGCACAATTGTATAATGAAAATAAATGAAGGCTTAAATAAAATGTAAGGCTTTCAGGAAATGCCTGACACTAAAAACCTCCCAATTAGTACGTAAGAATGCGCCGAACAGCGAAACCCACAGTACGAATTCGTAGTGAAAGACTTTTGTTGTTGCATTGCAACTGCAAATAACCATATCAGTAGCGTGGACATCTGTAATTTACTGCTTGGCAGCTCGACTCGTCAATACGCACCAGTAATTCTTCTCGACCATAAGCTTTAACTGAGAATTATGGAACCAAGTTCCGCGCTATGCGTGAGCACGCACCAAACAGCACGCCTGCAAAAATCGACACGTGCTCGATGGAATATCTCGATAACAAGATGTAATTTCGATAGAAGAGGGCGGGACGCCATGTGCCCTGCTTCGATATTAATTACCTCCGTTACGTTAACAGCAACAACAATAACATTAGGTGCTAAAATCAAAGCCCCCCATTAGTTGTACCACAacatttgttgtttctgttgcGATAAGCAGTTAGTGTTGTCAGTGCGCCGCCTACGACATCACCTAGAGACATGAATGTGCTTGATTTTCATCTACAAGATGGCACCGCAGCATTTACCGCTGGAAACATGCGACGCTAGTTCAATACTGATAACGTCATATTCTATCTTGATTTCGTACACTGGGGTTAAAGCCTTGGCCTTGCGGCACGTTAGCAGCGAAGAGTAAAAAACTGGTTAGTACTTCTCGTGATGTGGAGTCTACACGCTCGTCGCGTCATTTGTGATGATCACTTTGATATGGCGTGCATATGACTCCATTAGAATTTAAGGCGCCCTCCATCTTTTCTACACTGTAACCTTGTCGACTGCTCAGTGCCCACGACATGAGTGTGCGTGTTGTGTGGTACCATGTGACCGCAACCCACTTTAGTAGAATATCCCCCGCTTAGCATTTAATgaggccctgcaacaatttttcagcatggtcagaataCGCTGCCgaccggtagtcgaggctcctgagaagatgtgagccaaacattagagCGCAGCGCGAGGCCAGGAATTTCCAaataattctcaaaatcagctagaaacagctcactcttctctcggcaaatgatgccataaaccccaATAACCACGTTATAAACCCAATGTCCACGGCCATTGGTTGAttagagcatcgtgagctgcatagctaacgcggccgccacgggatgccgccacgtgcccgctcgcgCATTCATGATGACATTGAACCTAAgtcgcacgttcgaagaaaaaaacaaaaaagaaatttctCAAGGTcttgatgcgcgctgacgtacaGGCGTAGTTCAAGATGGTggtatgctgggccagttggtgcaacatacTGTAAATTGTATCAGCGCACAAACAGCCGGAACAGGAGGAAAGAagttgacaggacagacgctgagCACCGCATGGCCGCGGGAGCCTTGGCCGTGCCCCTTGCCACTTACCCTCGTAgcttcttgcctccttgtcaaaactccccccccccccttccccctgcatagctttcaccgcgctcgctggtacaaaaggagagagagaaaacgcttaacgcgtgcgacaaatctctgtaactccgttcATACTCGACGGagtctaaacatttttgcggcagtcgattcgtgagacaataaactcctttaatgaagccattcgatgaccACTTGGAAAAGTGTGGCACGGCCTTTCTAAAGCCACACTTGACGCTCACGTTACTCCGGTCGCATGAAAGGTGGTGAAATGAATTATTCATGGTGCCCTTAGAAAATTGTAGGAAAGTCCCACAGCTCACCCATTTTGAACTGGACGGCACTGCTGGCTGGTCCACCACCTACTGTAGTCAGCGCCACGACACGTGCTTCGTAAGAAGCTCCTGTCTTCAGGTTGTTTAGCGTAAGGCTGTTAGTCGTAGAGTTCGTGCTCTGATTCAGGTGAATATTAGAAGAGTTTCCGTCCACGTAAACCTGCGTAAAATGTTATTGTCTGTTTTAACCTTCAACAACTGAAACATTGCCATACTGTTGCTTCACTTGCTCGCTCCTGATTACTTCAACCTATTATTGTCATTTCACGATTAACACGATAAATAAAGAGCAATGCAGTGCATGGTGTTTTCTTTTAAACAAACGCAATATCAAATTCATGAAAGCTGTTATAAGCAATCAAATAGCTCATGAATGCTACTTGGTTGCTTATAACGGCAGTTCACGACGTCTACATCTTACGATCGTTAACTGCATAATAAAAGCATTGCGGTTAACGTAAAATATGCGTATATGGTGGCGTGTAAACATGCACCAAAGTCAAGAAAAGGTGACAAAAGTGCTTACATTATATCCTCTCAGTCTTCCATTGCGGTGCTGAGGTGGCGGAGGAGACCAGAAAATGGTCGCCATTGTGCCATTCACAACTTGCACTTCCACACTTTCGGGTGGTGCAGTGGGCACTGTGGAATGAGAGTtgtgtgacgtcaccacgtggtGTGCTGTAATTTGGCGCTTCGGTAACAGCAGTAAGCAATTTGCTCCTTTAGCTGTTTACTTAGGACGAACAGTACGCTAAGAATGACGAGCAGCTACTGGCCTGCTCTGAACTACTTGACATGACTTCCCAGCGCGATCGACATTCTGACAAATCAGTGTTGGATTATTCCTCCTGGCctcctctatttatttatttcctagGATAAAGTAGATGCAGGCAGGTTCGACTGCCTTTAGCTGGACCTGTACATGGTTTTCATATTGTGGGCTTTATCATGTAACCCTTCACAAAGTTCCTCAATACTACCTTCAGCCTACCAGTTCATGTCGGCTGACCTGCTCCTTCTCATCTCTGCGCACAATGTCGTCAACCCTATCTCCCCATTACACCAACCAATCGTCGGTGCGCCCTTTATCTGGCCACACCTTATTTTGCGCGCATATGCTAGGTCTCCGCGTGAAGCTGTTCGCGCAGTGTCACACCCGCACAAAGAATTCGTGACGTGCATAACAAATTAGGGCAATTATAATCGGAAACAAGCTGTACGACTGGAAAGAAGTGcgaatgtacatacatacatgcatgcatacatacatacatacatacatacatacatacatacatacatacatacatacatacatacatacatacatacatacatacatacatacatacatacatacatacatacatacatactgtagcaccaaatgcaacaggcgggttcttctaaagaggttcggcacggcgcctggcacaagggtcacaaatgcgagacagcgtcagcacagaaaacagaccgagcgcgcaacacacgaacgtcatcgtcgtCACTTTCGCTGGCAtagagcgggcgccgatgcgcaccggtgcaatacatacatacatacatacatacatacatacaaacatacatacatacatacatacatacatacatacatacatacatacatacatacataaatacatacatacatacatacatacatgcatacatacatacatacatacatacatacatacatacatacatacatacatacatacatacatacatacatacatacatacatacatacatacatacatggtaCGTAAACGAACCATTTTGTACTTACCATCTTCCATGGTCTGAACACTCCTCGAGTTGCTTGGTGGGCCTTCGACGCTTCTGTAGAAGGGCACAAGAAAGAACTCGTACTTCGTGAACTTCTTCAGGTCGTTGAGTACGTATGAGAGTGCTCCGCCATTCAGTACAGTCACCATGTTGTACTTTTGCGAGCCGCCACTCATATCTCGGAACCGAATATAGAAGCCTTCCACGTAGTCCCTCATGCCCTGGATCTGCGCGACGCAAAGAAAGGGAGCGACTTGTCAAGGCGAACAGAGCGGCTTTTCGCCAGTGCAGGATACGTTGTCAGTGTAGAAACAACGCGAACTCAAGCTAGCTGCACAAAGAACTTGTAACTGGGGCCGTTTACGTATGTCCATTTTAAATAGGTCTTCCTGCTTCCTGATGCACTTGAACGAAATGACGCAAATCTATATCTCAAAGGATGCATAAATTCAGCGGAATTGTCGGCACACTCATTAGAAAAGAAATATGCCACGTTTTTCACTCACTGCGTCAAAATTTTGAGTCCTAGCTAAATGCGTTTAGGTGCAGCACAGGTCCGATACATCGAAAAGCAGGTGTGCCACCGGCAAATAATCCAAGCCACCGTCCATGTAAGCGCACTTCAAggtgcctgcaacacatttctcCATGCACTTGAAGTTACATCTGACCGTTATATTCAATTTCCTCGAAGTACCCGCCTTCTACTATATGAATAAGGTACCACAATTTGTGACAAACATATCGCTAGTGTAAACTGAAATTCAATCTCTTTCTGCGTGGACTAGTTTACAGTGTCTTAAATGAAACGACATTGAAGCTTCATGAAGCAATAGGGCGCACCTTCCAGTTCAGCTTGACGGCTGTTGAGCTGACAGCCCGTATGTCTTGCAGGGACACAATGCACGCGCTGAGCTTTGCACGTGCCTCGTCAAGGTTGAACTCGGGGAGAAAATGTGGCGCCATTCCTGAAAAGAAAATGCGAACGAGTCATTCCTGCTAACGGTGTTATTTCGTCCCACGAAAATTTATTGCAATTTACTGCTCATTCAGCACTAAATTTCTTGCAGCTGTGCGTTATAAATATTGTCGCTTTCTTATACTGACCGGCAAAAATGTTTGCAAGCCGCCTGAGACAGGTACTTGGGATACGTCATGTGCTAGCTTAAAGTTAGCGGCGGTTGATGCCATTGTTGCTTGTTACTGAGAGGTTTGTCGCGCACTTAATCACTTCTGACAGCGATTGCGATGAAAAGCGACAATCTTTCAccaagtctatatatatatatatatatatatatatatatatatatatatatatatatatatatatatatatatatatatatatatgtatatatatatatatatatttgcgtgAGTGTGTGTTTCGCGCATGACAACTTTTCAGACAACAAGCTGCATGTTCAAAGTTCACATCAAGTGCACGGTTCATGTCAAATGAAATAATCATTACTGACCGAACTACACTCTGGATATTACTACACTCTGGATATTTGAGAAAGAATAGATCCAAGCCGGTTACTTAAATTGTCGGATTTACGACGACCACTGAAAACAATAGTTATAGGCAGCTATTTTCTCTAGCCCACCATCAACTTCCTTTTGGTTCCACCGTTCGCATCGGTCTCGATGTGTACCGTGCATCATTTGTAACTTACCGAACATTTTTCTGGCTGTCGTTTCTATTTCAAGTATTCATTTCAGACTAGGACTCTCCTGCTTTcttaagttgtacccgactatgaATATTCCGATCGGACAGTGTATTCGCGCATCTATACGTCATTGGATAGTTTAGAAAGAATACAGCTATATTGAAAAACTTTCCTAAATCGATACGATGCCGCACATTAGGCAATGTCTAATTGTTAACTGAAGTTAATGGGGCGCAACAGCTGCTGCTATATTTGTTTGTGATGTGCGAAGAAAATGTTTAGTTACGGAATTGTACTGAGCTTAATGCATCAGAATAAATTCGCGGCCGGGGGGTCCCCATTCTGATGGAACAGAGACGTAAGCGCGTTCACGTAAGTCTGAATACGAGTAACCGTTACAATCTATACGGAGCAATTCGCAACGATGTTCCTCATGAGCCAAAATGTGGTTTAGAGGAACGCTACAGTCCTGCTATTTAATTTAACTTGAATAACGTAGCGAGTTCATGGTGGAAATATCACTCACCTAGAGTTCGTATAGGTTCAGATACAGGGCTAGGGACACCTTGCCCGTGAGAGTTCTCTGCTCGCACAATGAAAACGTAACGTGAGTCGGGACGCAAAGCTTGGATGGTGTATTTCTCAGCAAGTACTCGGTGGGCTGCCAGGACCCAGCCGCTCTGCAAGTCGCTGCTGTAGTATTCAACTGCAAATGAAAAACAGCGGAGGCGTGTTACATTTTGTGTTCTTTCCAGAAGATATTCGAGTGAACACTAAGAAGTTACTTTTAATGAGGCCACGCATAAGCTAAGACTGCATCTCATTATACGTCATTGTTATATCATTACTATATGTGAAAACTGCAACCAAACAATTAGTTCACTTTGGTCATTAAGAAACATGGCTGTCATTTACTACCAGTTTCTTCAATGCATTTTGTTGCATTTCGTTAATAAAATGAATAACACCAACTCACTTGTGTATCCTTTGAGTGATGACGCGCCCACTTTCTCGCTGCGTCTCCAGGCAAGCGTTATCGATGTCTCTGTTGTGTTTACGGGCACCGGCTGAGAAGGAGGGCCAGGAAACGTGGAGGGGTCAGGAGAGCGATGGAAATTGACGTTGGGATTATGCGGAGATTCAATAGTGAGCGACGCTGTCCAAGACGTCTCGCCGCTTTCGCTCGAAGCTTTGCAGGTGTACGCTCCACTGTCCAACATTTGGAGATCTTTGAAGGAAAAAAGAATGGCACGAATAAAAGGGCCCCTCGTGGGGCTATTTTACCAGTTGGCCATTGTTACGACGTTCAGAAGGATGTTGGTATTAGTAGCTAATAGGTTTAATTTTCAACATGTTGTTTGGACCAATTTTATTTTCCAAGTCTTTTCTATCCACGGCGAGATAATTGAGACTATTAAGAGCAAACCATCGCAGCCTTTAAATGTCAGATAACTACCATATGAGGTGTAGCAATGTTTCCTGCCGACCTATATTTCATGCTGTTCAAGCACGAAAACAAACCGAAAAACGGGAATAGACAGGAGAGAGTGCTGTCTCttcctgttttatttttcttgtgcttgtgTGTGGTAACATTAAGAAGAATGCGTCCCCGAACAATGCGTCCCAAACCTTCTTGGCGTACCTATATATTTACTTTGCACAGGCTTTGACATTTCTCGATGGAGCCATGCCCTCACCTTGTATCTGAAGCGTCCCGGACTGCAGAAGGGTGTATCGGGGCCTCTCCTCAATCCTTAGTGGAGCCCCGTTGTAGAGCCACTGCACAGTGGGCTTGGGAGTGCCAGTCGCATCGCAGGGCAGTTGGGCGGCCGTGTGCAGCGGCAGAGTCTGGTTGGCCGGTCCGAGTCGTATGATGGGAGGCGGAAGGTCGGCGAGCGCGGTCACCTCCAGGTGACCCTTGGCCATGCTCGAGCCCACCACCGACAGCGCCGAACAGACGTAGTAGCCGCGGTCCTCCTTTCGCACACCGCTGATAGTCAGCGTGCCCTCGTTGCTCACCGAGAAGCGGCCATGTGACTTGCCCGGGAACATCAGCACCTGCGCGGTTAAAATTGCAGCAAATTTGGGGAGGCGAGGTTTTAGGCTGCCACGTGTGACTATATAGGTCTGATTAATTGCGGCCACCGGCACAAGTACGTCATTTAGACTAAAGGCACAACAGCAAGAATCGAAAAACGTTTCTTTTTTACTCAAATGTATTGAAACCGCCATGTTTGGGCTAGCCAGCAGACACCTGTCAATTTCATCAACCAATTCCGAAATACTTGTTGTTTGACCGCAAAAGGGTTCTTTCTTGCGATCGTGCGACAGTTCGGGCGTATTCTGTGAAGCTTcagaaaacttggcaatctgcTGTTCCTGTCTATAAATCTTCATCAGTGCGAGTTCAATTCCCAACGCACTAATGTTGACTTGTGCAGAACTTACTGAGCATTAATGCTCAGTAAGTTCTGCACAACATTGCTAAATGAGTATTGATTCACGCTGAAGCGCAATTGCGCTTCAGAGTGAACCAATACTCATTTAGAAATGTTTGGCATGTGACAAAAATGGCCTCCTATTTGTTGTACGGTTTAGTGAGATAAGAATAATGACAGAGTTGTAGTTATCCTAACCTGGTTGCCTTCTCGGGTCCAGAACACGGAAGGTGGGGGGTTGCCTGTCGCAAGACAGTCAAACTTGGCGACACCGTTGAGCCCCACTTTCTGGTTCTGAGGCGTGAGGCGGAATGTAGGACGCGCTGAAATGAGACAAGAAAAAATGTGAGCAGGTATCTACAGCCTTCTTGTAAATGGTTCACTAGGGATCATTCAGCTGAGTTCTCGCTTAAACTGAAGTCTATGTAGGTCCGGGTTGTCTTACCATAATGTTACTAGCTGTTTTCCAACTTGGTATTCCCGTAATATTAGCAGGAGAAAATCATCAGAGAGCAGCGTAAGTTGCAGCTTTACGTTCTTATTTTTAGACAAAATACCGTATTTGTTCACAGCAGAAGCCAGAAGTGACGTTGAACACTGCGGATAAGTTTTGTCGACGGCTAGTTTACATGTTAAGCATAGTGTACGAAGCCGTAACTGATTGAAACCACTTACAAGTACTTGATTAGAGGAGGCCTTGCAATCTAGATATTGCGCAACAGCGGGCTGTAGGGACAGGCCTCGGCTCGTATTGGGGAAGGGCAATGTAAAGCGAAGTTATGCCAAAGCTTGCACCAAAAATTAATCGAGCAGTAATAAAGCAGCATAGTTAACGTTCGTGGAGACAGATGTTGACAAATAGggagaatatttatttatttatttccccaTTCTACATTTATGCAAAATGACAGGAAACAAAAAAATATGAACGCGCAGGACAGTATCTGTTAGTGGGGGAGATTATCAACGTAGTCGTATTTGAAGGCAGCCTTGCTGCATGCATGGATCACAGTATAATTTTTATAACGCAAGGAACAATTTGATAAGATCGCCACTCACTATGAGAACTCATTATCTGCAATGTAAGAAACAGTGTGTGCAAAAACACTGCCGATAGGCGATTCACTTGTTCTTGATGCAGCCATCGGCTAGAGTTCATTCATTGTATATCATGAAGAAAATATTTCCACTTGATTATGAAAACATGTGCGAAacttctctcattctttctgacTCATTGAAAGCGAATGGACTGTTATCGTCAACTGTAATAACAATTATCCTGAACACTGCGTAATTCAACGCAAAGAGGGTTTCATTGGTTGCATGGGTGATTGAATTGAGATGTGCATTGCAGCTATCAGTATTCACGATGATCCTGCACACAGTGCCTAAAACATACTCTGCAGCTAGGGCTTGGCCATAAACGTAATTAGAAAATTCAGATCAGAAACTATTAGGCACACAAAAATTCTACGCAGTCTAGCCAACCTGCGTGCAAGGAATCTAAACTACCCCACCCGTCATGGAGAGAAGTGGGAGGTTGATAAAACACGGTTAAACTCCGGCAAACAGCGTTTATCTTACACTCTTCCAGCTCTTCTGAATTATTGTGATCTAAAAGGTTTTGACTTATTCAACTGCTCATACCAcgacatccatgaattatttgcaatataatacttgatctttaaatcaatagtacattcagttacatattttttctctcagtcccaaatcaaaagtcttagatatatatttgcttttttcacttgcatgtagatacttctagggttgtaatctatataatgtatAATGTTGTAATCTATATGTCTTTTTATGCAGTGTATATGTCTTATATTTTTGTTTCTGGATGACAATCGCATTATCATGTTTATCTTTTctacacagtgtaataatttcgtttttcaatctgtggttcgtatatgtattaaaatcacaactgcaatgtgtacgccctgttgtggggcactgcccgtgaggtgccatatcgccatgtttaccacggtgctgctaccgctccgactttttactttatatttattttctgctttctttttgtatggggctgtgaactagtcaagctgtttaacacagcttttttttcacagtcctttctttctgtacgacagaatggaaaataaactttgactttgactttgactttgacaaTGGAGTCATTGTGCCAGACTCAGTCGAAAACCAGGAAAGAATTGTATGATGCTGTGCTAACATAAAGGAGTGGGTACTTACAGTGCACTGTTAATGTCGCCGACGCAGAGACTGAGCCAACAATGTTTTCTGATTCACAAATGTATGTTCCCTCGTCTGCGAGAGCGACATTCTTAATGTGCAAACTCTTGTCCTCTTGAACATAAGCCCTGAAAGAAAAGCAACAGTTGTCAGGTCGCCTTCTCTTTTTTAATCAAACACTTTGCAAGATGTTTGTATTGCTGATACATTTAATACAAGCAAAGAAATGGCACACACCTGCAGCGCACATTTCGCAGATAACACTTTCAACACACCTACTGTTTAGAAAATcacgaagaaagaaggcacgagtaaaagaaatacaagaatATTCTGCATATCTAGTTTTTTTTAAGAAAGCACGAAGAAAAAATTATAACATTCATCGAGAATGTGTGACATTCAAATGCTAATTTCGTCGTTTCCTTTCGTATTTCTTTTCCTATTTCCCAATCCGATATTGTAATACGCAAGCAGCGGGATGGCTTTCCCGCACAGATGATACTTTTGCAGAGAAGCAAGCACGCACATCTCAGAGGGCAACTGTTGAATAGGTAAACGCTCACATTAGACGCCAGCGACCACTTCACCAGTACATTCTGCTATAGCTTTTCAGGAAATTACGTCGATATCTCCATTTAAACCTAATGACTCGCGTTTACACTTTTCTTGCTTCCATTTCTAAAAGAATATTTGTTAATCGAGCTTTTGCCGTCCTCAGGCGTAATCTGATGCGGGAAATCCGGCCTCAAACTGGGCGAGACGGCAAAGGATTTGCATTTTGTAACTTGCGTTTTTCTGGGCCTCAGAAATCCTGGCGTACAGCCTATAAGCACCCACAAGTACTACATCTGTGCAAAACGCAAATATATATATGACGCTATAGGCTGACGCAAAGCACTGCATCGCGAAAAGTGACCCTGTGAAGCTGTTAGGCTGGTGAACCAACCGGCGTTGCTCCAGAGTTTCTCGTCACGTGACGCACCTGCCAACGGGCATCTTGCCATCCTGCCTCCTCCACGTGACCGTCGGTTTGGGGTCGCCGTTCACTTTGCACTGGAACTCGACGGACTCTTCCGCCAGTGACGTCACATCTTCCGGGACTCGGACGAAATACGGCTTAGCTGTGGTGGAAAGTCAACCTCATTAACCGGTGACACGATGCGTTTTGTACTGAGCACACAACACTCTCCAACACGTTGCTTAGATGGAAGACTCTGGAAGACACTAGCACTAATTATCTCGTTGATGATGGAGATGCGCTTAAAAGATGTAGACGATAAGTGAAGAAAGACAAACAAAGCGCATCTATCATTCACTTCCTTTAAATGTGTTTCCGTAATTGTCATGCTAAATGAACTCGCCCAACTCGCTTAACTGAATCGCTATCTTCCCAGTCTATAGCGTGGGAAGATAGCGAGTCAGTCAAGAAGTGGCACGGGAACCGGCTCTGTCATTGtgccatatatatataaactCGTATATGGCATAACGACATATCCGGTGCATGTGTTGTAAGCATAGTTAATCACCGGAACGCAACATAAGACTCATGATCGCCTCATCCAAGATGTGCGCCATGCGCGTGCGCAGCTTGACGTCAGAGAGACAATCGCTTACTGTGCACAGAGAGCTGTGCCGCCGGCGAGTCCCTGGTGCCGAGCATATTGGCCGCCCGGCACACGTAGCGTCCTTGGTCGGACGGGCGCACGTCGGCGATCACGAGCGCGCCCTGAGCCAGGAGGCGAACGCGCCCCGTGCCCGGCTGcacctggacgccgtccttgaaccAGGTGACTGTGGGCTCGGGGTGGCCCCTGGGAGGAACGCACTCCAGCGTCGCCGACTCTCCGCCCGCAACGTGGATGCTCTTTGGAAGCTGGCGGAACTCGTCGCGAAGCACTGCGAATGCAAGAGAAACAAGGGGAATAAGGGACACGATATTTGGCACTCGAACAGAATTCTAGGTCCGTGATTGTTGTCGCGTATGCAACCTGCAATGTACATCCGGACAAGTTTATGGGAAATCTGCATAAGTGGCTCCAGGGACGAAGGAATAGACGGAATGACAGGGAGGTCAGAAAGTTTCAGACCGGCCGGCTACACTGTTCTGTGGAAAAGGGGTAAAGGCAATAAAAGTTATTAGAAAAGAGGTGTTACAAAAACAAAGGGAGCGGGGAggaacacgaaaaaagaaaaagcaaaacgaaGCGACAAGACGAGACTGCTCAaggtctgtctctaagaccagttgtccgcaaaaaaaaaaagcaacaacgctttcgaagccttctgtgctgagaaTGGCGTCGGCCAGTGTCTCAAGACACTCGGACGAAGGGGTCCTGAGACACCGGAGCCATATCCATACATGTGACGCTAGAATGGGAATACATATAAAAAAAGGCCTGTTGCTATGCTAAACAAATATGGTAACCACAAACGACTGACAAACGTGCGTGCAATGCGAAACTACTGTGTTCGACAGCCTTTTCGAGCAGACCTGCCATTATCACATATCGCCAAATATAACGAAAGCAACAACAATGACGAAAGTAAAAACATCTAAGTAAAAGAATTGTCCGCGTCGAAGACGAATTTATAGGCATCGCAACATAACGTAGAAGAGTGAGATTGTATTCCTATTCATCACAACATATtgcttttttctcttttgtttttcttccgaTTTACGCATTCAGTTTTCCCAAAATGTGAGTATTTCTGCGAACTTAAGCA
Proteins encoded:
- the LOC119394268 gene encoding protein sax-3-like isoform X2; this translates as MARQCDRRRWFLDLWITTCRIIAIFLLSVIVCTGDAANAASSHGGGGGRAPRITEQPVDVVVRKHEPVTLRCGADGDPPPRIAWFHDGRPVRNSATRMVLPEGQLFFLQVQHSRREQDTGLYWCTATNALGTVRSRNASVELAVLRDEFRQLPKSIHVAGGESATLECVPPRGHPEPTVTWFKDGVQVQPGTGRVRLLAQGALVIADVRPSDQGRYVCRAANMLGTRDSPAAQLSVHTKPYFVRVPEDVTSLAEESVEFQCKVNGDPKPTVTWRRQDGKMPVGRAYVQEDKSLHIKNVALADEGTYICESENIVGSVSASATLTVHSRPTFRLTPQNQKVGLNGVAKFDCLATGNPPPSVFWTREGNQVLMFPGKSHGRFSVSNEGTLTISGVRKEDRGYYVCSALSVVGSSMAKGHLEVTALADLPPPIIRLGPANQTLPLHTAAQLPCDATGTPKPTVQWLYNGAPLRIEERPRYTLLQSGTLQIQDLQMLDSGAYTCKASSESGETSWTASLTIESPHNPNVNFHRSPDPSTFPGPPSQPVPVNTTETSITLAWRRSEKVGASSLKGYTIEYYSSDLQSGWVLAAHRVLAEKYTIQALRPDSRYVFIVRAENSHGQGVPSPVSEPIRTLGMAPHFLPEFNLDEARAKLSACIVSLQDIRAVSSTAVKLNWKIQGMRDYVEGFYIRFRDMSGGSQKYNMVTVLNGGALSYVLNDLKKFTKYEFFLVPFYRSVEGPPSNSRSVQTMEDVPTAPPESVEVQVVNGTMATIFWSPPPPQHRNGRLRGYNVYVDGNSSNIHLNQSTNSTTNSLTLNNLKTGASYEARVVALTTVGGGPASSAVQFKMESPAASTSLSTPFQNIVTQSWFIALFGFLLLVAVTIFVLLLIRKRRLQHAKSLATVPVNKQEDISVYAPLNCGINAPDYAEVDAQSMTTFYKKDLPSIPEPYATTTLINPSLQKSLNGSAKDARSGSSAEEGSRKSEKAFDLELARASEDGITDRLLESDKLASPASDSGSYTTDEYGMPIKKCRQNFSRGGSSSKGPMMNWSELIPPPPEQPPSEAGSPTSTPACLRGTPPRNVQLKQKLQINGAQPVSNMRGAHGQPRVQTHFPRSTLNKSSNSLGNSHGDSYENVPPFFPKGPRSLLKPLQPQQSHQQQQQQQLFSNPFIDRGVQSSLPSLINEPRSSIPAAEPTGYRFGAAQGYIYEPENADSDVELMTRPRSIESSIAGDTDYAPSHAPSWASTTERSNSSCTSGRSSRASSYDDPVYNEVDFASAVARAAQNAGFQVNGSVISTTTPTPEQGAKRGVHERQHNQQNQKVTNLPQNASKTLTHQMRNTETHPQNQLFSLSLPSQRTLEDQRPDHDENNQPMQSNDGAPYKPPSFHIYHDPPHLVTPPGSGRKQWRAVSRDGEVSAQILSGHLYHGST